In Bacillus sp. FJAT-45037, the following are encoded in one genomic region:
- a CDS encoding metal-dependent hydrolase, giving the protein MKISYHGHSVVLIETKGTRVIFDPFITGNDLTDLSASELEVDIILLTHGHNDHVGDTVELAKRNNALVIAPFELATYLGWQGVNVHPMHIGGAHTFEFGTVKLTQAFHGSAYTDEENQNIIYTGMPAGILFTAEQKTIYHAGDTALFSDMKLIGERNLIDVAFIPIGDNFTMGPEDASIAAGWLQAKQVVPIHFNTFPVIEQDPHEFADNLSGKKGKVLEVGETLDI; this is encoded by the coding sequence ATGAAAATAAGTTATCATGGACACTCAGTTGTATTAATAGAAACAAAAGGAACTAGAGTCATCTTTGACCCATTCATTACCGGGAACGACTTAACCGATCTGTCGGCGAGTGAGCTGGAAGTAGATATCATTCTCTTAACCCATGGACATAATGATCATGTAGGCGACACGGTCGAACTCGCTAAACGTAACAACGCTTTAGTCATTGCGCCATTTGAACTCGCTACATACCTTGGTTGGCAAGGAGTGAATGTACACCCAATGCATATCGGTGGTGCGCATACATTCGAATTTGGAACAGTGAAATTAACTCAAGCATTTCACGGATCAGCTTATACAGATGAAGAGAATCAGAATATTATTTATACAGGTATGCCAGCTGGAATCCTATTTACAGCTGAACAGAAAACAATCTATCATGCCGGAGATACCGCACTATTTTCCGATATGAAACTGATTGGTGAACGCAATCTGATTGATGTTGCATTTATTCCAATTGGAGATAATTTCACCATGGGTCCAGAAGATGCAAGTATTGCTGCGGGATGGCTACAAGCGAAGCAAGTCGTTCCCATTCACTTCAATACATTTCCAGTGATTGAGCAAGATCCACATGAATTTGCTGATAATCTGTCAGGAAAAAAAGGGAAAGTCTTGGAAGTCGGAGAGACATTGGATATTTAA
- a CDS encoding YitT family protein, which yields MKKLIDYLLLTVGAIIVGAGLELILAPNSLVDGGVTALAIMGHALFDLPIWLIYFVLNIPTLIFCGRLMGKRFVIRTLYANVVTTISLTLLAPMQAITSSEVLIVLYGGLMLGLGVGFVVKAGGAVDGTEMIAIWLQKKFHIPISTFLLAINAIILTGAAFVFSLEQAMFSVAVFYIVSKLIDFVLDGLNQGKSVMIISDAPHEVGAKLIEELDVQITFLYGQGGYTGDERMLIYCITNRFMYPKLKEVVMSVDRGAVIEASYVTETAGVKKQTFFDVNRETNN from the coding sequence ATGAAGAAACTGATAGATTATTTACTCTTGACGGTCGGAGCCATTATCGTAGGAGCAGGTTTAGAATTGATTTTAGCGCCTAATAGTTTAGTCGATGGAGGCGTGACGGCTCTTGCAATTATGGGGCATGCGTTATTTGATTTACCGATATGGCTTATTTATTTCGTACTAAATATTCCTACTCTTATTTTTTGTGGAAGACTTATGGGGAAACGTTTTGTTATTCGGACACTGTATGCCAATGTGGTAACAACGATCTCCTTAACCCTTCTTGCGCCGATGCAAGCCATCACATCCTCTGAGGTGTTAATTGTGCTATATGGTGGTTTGATGCTCGGTCTTGGGGTAGGTTTTGTTGTTAAAGCAGGTGGAGCTGTAGACGGTACAGAGATGATTGCGATCTGGTTACAAAAAAAGTTCCATATACCAATTAGTACATTCTTGTTGGCGATCAATGCCATCATTTTGACAGGAGCTGCTTTTGTCTTTTCACTCGAGCAAGCGATGTTTAGTGTCGCTGTTTTCTATATTGTCTCTAAGTTGATTGATTTTGTATTAGATGGTTTAAATCAAGGGAAATCGGTGATGATTATCTCAGACGCTCCTCATGAAGTTGGCGCTAAGTTAATTGAAGAATTAGATGTTCAAATCACTTTTTTATATGGGCAAGGTGGGTATACAGGAGATGAACGAATGCTTATTTATTGTATTACGAATCGGTTTATGTACCCAAAGTTAAAAGAGGTCGTGATGTCGGTTGATCGCGGGGCGGTAATTGAAGCTTCTTATGTGACTGAAACGGCTGGAGTGAAAAAACAGACGTTCTTTGATGTGAACAGAGAAACAAATAATTAA
- a CDS encoding PhnA domain-containing protein gives MFYCKIDGFGAMKLKSEFVKKI, from the coding sequence ATTTTTTATTGTAAGATTGATGGCTTTGGAGCGATGAAGCTTAAAAGTGAATTTGTTAAGAAAATCTAA
- a CDS encoding NAD(P)/FAD-dependent oxidoreductase, giving the protein MKRKQAFIYSLLFILIWMVMATPISAAHTMTAHSLRVTIIEGGVTYEYEYDNPSTYEFEYGNRVIRGEEAKVKVSEFITTIELEEESNIDEIVQKVKRIYPKVEKIDIRYMNEEDRLITWVWNQS; this is encoded by the coding sequence TTGAAAAGAAAACAAGCGTTCATTTATAGTTTACTTTTTATACTTATATGGATGGTGATGGCTACACCGATAAGTGCAGCTCATACTATGACGGCCCATTCATTGCGCGTAACCATTATCGAAGGGGGAGTCACTTACGAGTACGAATATGATAATCCTAGTACGTACGAGTTTGAATATGGGAATCGTGTCATAAGAGGTGAGGAAGCTAAGGTTAAAGTGAGTGAATTCATCACAACGATTGAGCTAGAGGAAGAGTCAAACATTGATGAGATCGTTCAAAAAGTAAAACGCATCTATCCAAAAGTAGAAAAAATTGATATCCGATACATGAATGAAGAGGACCGGCTAATAACTTGGGTATGGAACCAATCGTAG